One Natrinema longum genomic window, ACGGACAAGGTCCACATCTACGACGGCTGGGCGTGGGAGGAGACGGCTCCCGACGACAAGCCCGACTGGATGCCCGGCGAAATCACGGAGGCGAACGTCTCGAAGAAAGGGATCGAACACCTCGAAGAGTAAGTCGTCCGATCGGTAGATTTCTCCGGCGCGCAGTCACCCGCGAGCGATGGCAGTGCGCCTCCTCGAGGCGTGAGGCGATCCTCTGCCCCGAGTGACCGGCGCTGACTGACAGCGGTCCGGATGAGTCCGTTCGGTCGGAAACACTGTGGCCGGACTCGGTGTCGTGATCGGGTGGTGCTGGGTAGAACCGACCGAATATTTCTATATACTGGGATTCGATTCGATCTCTTGATTTTATACGCGGTATTGGGGTATTTGTACGGAAGATAAAGGCCATAATATTGGGTGTATTTGTGATGATCCTTCCTACTGGTTGGGAGGGTGTTAATAAGTAGGTTTATACGGTAGTCGGCGGATCACTCGAGTGAAATATGTGGGAGAACGTCGAAGTAGAGGCCGATCTAGGGTTTGTAATCGAGTCTATATTCCAAAGTACCAAAACATTCGAATCGAGATTTGCGCAAACAGGTTTAGAAACGTGTTTCTCTATTTTACGGCCGACCGGTGGTGACCAGCCGTGATCGAGATGACCAAGTGGCGGACGCTGGTGCTGGCGACGATCGGGTTCAACTTCTCGTTCCTGATCTGGTTTTCCTTTGCACCCTTCACGGGGCCGATGGCCGACGAGTTCGGTCTCTCGCTGGCGGAGATCGGGATCCTGGCGAGTGCGGCGATCTGGCTCGCGCCGTTCGGCCGGATCCTGACCGGGTGGCTCTCCGATCGCTGGGGTGCGCCGACGGTGTTCGCCATCGTTTTGACCTACGTGGGCGTGTTTTCCATCGCGAGCGCTTTCGCCCAGTCGTATTCCGTCTTCTTCGTCACGCGACTGATCGTCGCGACGGCGGGTATCACCTTCGTCATCGGTATTCAACACGTCTCGGAGTGGTTCGACGAGGAACAACTGGGAACGGCCGAGGGGATCTACGCCGGCGTCGGCAACGCCGGTGCTGCCGGGGGTGCGCTCGTTCTCCCGCGCGTGTTTACCGAGGGCTGGAGCGGCCCGATCTTCGACACGAGTTGGCGAGCAGCCTTCTTCTACACCGGGATCGTCTCGATCCTGCTGGCGATCGTCTACTACACGATCGGTGAAGCCGCCAAGTCCGAGGAGCGCCGACAGGCGACCGCCGAGAGCGCGACGCTCAAACAGTGGCTCCACACTGCCACGCGCTACGGGACGGTCGTGCTCGCACTGGCGTACGTGATGAGCTTCGGCCTCGAGCTCTCGATGAACGGCTGGCTCGCGACCTACTACCGCGAGGGGTTCAACACCGACAACCTCGTCCTCGCGAGTACGTTCGCGGCGACGTTCTCCGTCGCGGCCGGGCTCCTGCGACCGATCGGCGGCTACGTCAGTGACCTGCTGGCCCGCAAAGAGAAGAACGTCTTGCCCGTCTTTACGGGCCAGTACCGTGAACAGTGGACCTTCCTCACGCTGTGTTTCATCGTGCTCGCGATGATCGGGATGAGTCTGGCCGGATCGACCGGCGAGGTCCTGTTGGCCGTCGGGGCTGGCTTCGTCGTCGGGATGAGTTGTGCGTTCGCCGAGGGAGCCATCTTCGCACAGGTGCCGGCCATGTTCCCCGACAGTTCGGGAAGCGTCGCCGGCGTCGTCGGCGGGGTCGGGACGGTCGGCGGAATCGTCTATCCGCTGGTCTACGCCGCCCCGGTGATGCCGACCCTCCATACCGGCTACTCCGCCGTCGCGGCGACGATGGTCCCGATCGTCGTGCTGTGTGCGTGGGTGTTCCAGCCCCACGTCGCCGCTCGCGCGACCGACGACGGCTTCCTCGTCTCGAGCGGGCGCGGGGCCGGCGCGCCGACCGACGACTGATCGGTCTCCATCGACTCGAGCGGTCCGAGACCCGACGGTCTTTTGACTCGTACCCTGCTATCGGAGGGTAATGGCTGCAGTTACCCTCGGACCCGAAGGAACTTACTCCCACAGAGCGGCGGGCGCGATCGCCGACGACGAGGAGATCGATTTCCGGCAGTCGGTGACGGCGATCGTCGACGCCGTCGCCGGCGGCGAGTACGACCGTGGCGTCATCCCGATCGAGAACAGCATCGAGGGCAGCGTCACCGAGAGCCTCGACGCGATCGCCGACTACGACGTCGCCGTCGTCCGGGAGATCGTCACCCCGATCAGACACGCCCTGCTGGCACAGGGGCCGACGTTCGAGACGATCGCCAGCCACTCCCAGGCGCTGGCCCAGTGTCGGTCCTACCTCGACCGCGAGTACCCCGACGCGACCCTCGAGGCCGTCGCGAGCACGGCGCAGGGCGTCGAGTTCGCCCGCGACGATGCCGCCGTCGCGGGGATCGGCCACCCCGCGAACGCGGACGGCGACCTCGAGGTGCTGGCCGAGGACATCCAGGATCAGGACTCGAACGCGACGCGGTTCTTCGCCATCGCACCCGCCGAGGAGCGGTCGAAAGGCGGCGGCAAGACCTCGCTCGTGGTCTATCCGAACGCGAACTACCCCGGCCTGTTGCTCGAGTTGCTCGAGCCCTTCGCGGATCGGGATATCAACCTGACCCGCGTCGAGTCACGCCCGAGCGGCCAGCGACTGGGGGATTACGTCTTCCACATCGACTTCGAGGCCGGGCTCTACGAGTCGCGAACGAACGAGGCGATCGCGGAACTCGAAGACCTCGCCGAGAAGGGGTGGGTTCGGCGGCTGGGCTCGTACGATACCGAGCACGTCGTCGAATAGCGACAGGGAACGAGACGAGTCGTTCTTCGGACCGGATCAGCCGCGAATCGGAAACCGGTAGTGTAGCGTCCGACCGTCGTTCGAGCGTGAATCCGGCGGGCTTATTCGGTCGTCGGACTGCTCTCGGGACGGACCCACTCGCGGAGCCGGTCGGCGTAGGCGACGACGCCCAGCCCCGCCACGAACGAGAGGAACGCCGGAACGAGGATCCACAGGAGGTCGGGATGTTCTGTACCAGTGTGAAGCACGATATCTTCCATACGCGATCATGGGCAAACGCCGGCATAATACGACCGATGTTGGCAGAAATGACCGTGACCTGTGCTGGATCGAAACGTTGCTACGGCGTCGTCCCTGTAACTGTCCACTCGAGGAACTCCGCGGCTGACGACTCCGGCGGCGGAACAGTCCGGGTGCGAGAATCGAACTACGCGTCTCAGCCTGCACAGGCTGAAGGATACCCACTACCCCAACCCGGACACGAGCACACTGCAGGCACGGCTACCACGCCCCTCCTCTAATACGTCCGGAGATTCTTCACGCGCTGTAACTCACGGCGGGATACTTACGGACCGTTCCACCTGTGAGGCGATGCGACGGGGGGCGACCGCCCACAGCGGACCACAAACCGTTTTTCCGCGCTCCCAGTAGCACGAGTATGCCACTCGCCCCAGGCGACGACGCACCGACTGTGACTGCACGGAATCAGGACGGCGAGGACGTAACGCCTGCCTTCGAGGAACCGACGGTCCTCTACTTCTATCCGAAAGACGATACTCCGGGCTGTACGATCGAAGCGAATCAGTTCCAGCACGAGTACGAGACGTACCGAGAGGCCGGCGTCGACGTCTACGGCGTCTCGACCGACGACGTCGACTCCCACCGGTCCTTTTGTGACTCGGCGGGCCTCGAGTTCGATCTGCTCGCAGACCCCACCGCGGAGATCGCCGAGGCCTTCGGCGTCGAACTGCGGGACGGCAAGACGGCGCGGACGACCTTTTTGCTCGTCGACGGCGAGGTCGAGGCCGTCTACGAGGGCGTCGACCCGGACGGTCACGCGCGCGACCTCTTGCTCGACGCGCTCGAGGACGGCGTCGTGACGCTTCCCGACTGACGCTTGGCTTCTGTCGTTGTTCGGCGGGCAGAATTTATCCCCCTCGGGAACCTACAGTCGGATATGCGACGGAATCCGTTCGACAATATCGAGGAGATGCTCGACCGCGTCAGTCGCCAGGTCGAGGAGGGAATGACCGCCGGCGGGCTGCAAGTACCGGGATCCGTGCCGGTCGACGTCGCCGACAGGGACGAGGAGTACGTCGTCATGGCCGACCTGCCCGGCTACGAGACCGACGACATCGACCTGACGCTTTCGAACGGCACGCTACGACTCGAGGCCACCCGGACCGGGGATGCCGAGTACGCCGAGGGTCGATATATCCGCCGTGAACGAACGGAAACGTCGGCGAGTCGGCGGATTCGTCTGCCCGAACCGGTCGACGAGGAGGCGGTGGCCGCCGGCTTCGAGAACGGCGTCCTGACGGTGCGATTGCCGAAAGCCTCGAGCGGCGAGGACTCGAAACGGATCGACATCGAGTAGTTCGCCCGGCGATGGGCCGTCGCTCGAGGGGCGTTCCATCGATACCCTCGAGGCGCGCCCGCTCTCTTTCGGCCTGAGCGACGAGCCGAACGGACGTTCCGTCCCGGCTGAGCAGGCGTCAGCACGGGACCGCTGGCGAAGCGGATACCTCTCATTCAATTGAACGGACGGAGATGGTGAACGTTATAGGAATCGATTCGGTAGTACCGACATCGCATGGATGTCACGCAAATCGGTCTCGGGGTTGCCCTGCTCGCTCTCGGCGCCCTGACCCTCGCCGGCCCGGCCATGTCCGTCTCGGGGCCGTTCGTCTATCTTCTGACCGGTGGGACGCTGCTCGTCACGGGGTACGCGCTGGTGATCGGGCTCTGGCAGCGCCGCCAGCCGGCCGACTTCTGAGTTCACCGCCGCGGTGCTGTCGGGGGAGTCCTTCGGCGAACGAGGGCAGGAGTTCTGGGCCCGTTCCTCTGCGACGGAACGGTGCGCAGTCAACGGGAGTGAGTTCCGGTGGGCCCGCCAGCGCTGTCCCGACTGCAAGATCGGTAGAGGCCGCCGTGACTGCTATCGGAGGCGCTGAAACGATTCACACACTGGTCGGACAGCTGTCGTGCGATCAGGTGTGCAGTGACTTGCAGTAGCTCCGATAGGATCAACTCGAGGGAGCGGGGACGCCGAGGAACTCGAACGGTTCGGTTTCGACGAGTTCGTCGGCGACGTCGCCAGCGAAGACGTTCGTCTGGTTCTCACCGAGCGACAGCGATCGAACGCCGGTATCGGTATGGAAGTCGATTCCGTCGAGGTCCAGCCAGAAGACGTTCGGCGAGAGCGCCGACTCGAAGTAGTAGCGTCGGTCCCGATGATCGGCGACCGTGCGCCAGCGCGTCGAGGAGATGTGCGGTTCGTCCGGCGTCCTGATCCCGTAGGGCACGGAGACGTTGCGGATCGCGCCGAAGACGCTCGCCGTTGCGGTTCGACGGTCCTGGGTCTGTGGGATCGCGTCCACGTAGAAACTCGCACGGGCGAACCGATCGGCCGGGCGATTCGTTCCCGGCAACATGACCGTGCCACCGATCTCCGACCAGTACGCGTCGAGTGCGAGTTGCTGGTCGAACGGCGGGGAGTTCGTCAGCACCTGATACTCCCGATCGTGATAGATCGTTAACTCGCCGTCGACGTACTCGAGGACGGCGCTGTCACCCGTGGCGTCCGAGATGGAGAGATGCAGGGTCGCGAACCGGCCTTCGTCCGGAATTTCGTCGGATACGACGACGAACTCCTCGTTTCGGTGGTTCTCGACCACTTCCGCAACCGTCGCGAAGTTGTCGAGGACGTACTGTGCCCACAGCGAGATCGACAGTCCGGGTGTGTCGCCGTCCCACTCGGGGTAGTCGGATTCGGTGAGCCACAGGACGTTCGCGACCAGCCCCGCCTCGTTCATCCCGTCGGTCGTCGCGATATCGTACGCGGAAGCGATGACACTGCCGTACTCGGCAGTCCACTCCATCGAGGCCGGACCGACTTCGCCCGTTCGCTCCAGTCCGCGTGGGAAGACCCAGATATTGGTCCCGATCTCGCTGTGCCAGTCCATCGACCGACCCGTGAGGACGATCTCTTCGGGGCCGAGATACACCAAGCGCGTGCACATCTATTGTCCGTTTCCCGTCTCCCGTTCGTTGTGCGTTCTCTGCCCGACCATGGGTCCGTCGTACCTCGAGCAGGATCATAAGTTGCGTCCGGTCCGAATTGATATGTCTCGGCTGGGCCGGGATCTCCCCCGTCCGAGACGGGACGCGAGCAGTCCTGCATCGTGCCCCGGATTCCACCGTGTCCGACGGCAACAATTGTGGTCGCGTGGTTTCCGGACAACAGCGGTGTCCAGTTTTCGAGACGCACTTCGGGATCGATCAGCGCGATTTCCCGGACCGTTCGACACCGAGTCCCGGCTCGCACCTTAGAGGAGGAACGTTTCGTGTCGGTCGCCGAGGTCCAAGAACGAATCGGAGGCAGCGATGAGCTCCTCGGCCGTCGACGATTTGAAGGCCATCACCTCCACGCGGACGCCCTCGTGGCGCAGGTGCGAGCAGAGCCGCGAGAAGTCGCCATCGCCCGTACAGAGGACGATCGTATCGACGTGGTTCGCGAGGGTCACCGCGTCGAGGCTCATGCCGACGTCCCAGTCTGCCTTCTTCGTCCCGTCGGCGAACGTCTTGATATCCTTGATCTTCGGCTCGAAGCCGATGTCGACCAGCGCCTCGAAGAAGCTCTCCTCTTCGGGTGACTCCGCGCGGATGACGTAGGCGATCGCGCGCGTGAGCTGGCGGTCCTGAACAGCCTTCTCGAGCAACGCGGAGTAGTCGATATTCCGGCTGTGAATGCTCTGTGCGGTGTGATAGAGGTTCTGGGCGTCGACGAGAACGGCGACGCGCTGACCCGGGTGAATTTCGGTCACGTACTAGCGTGTCGCGGGCGACCGTAAAAAATCGCGGCGTTCGGATCGTCGTCGTTTACCGTGTCAGACGGCGTTAGCTTCGGAGCTTCTCGATGCGCTTTTCGGTCGGCGGATGCGTCGCGAACAGCTGTGCCATGAGGCTCTTGTCGGCGTTGAAGATACACAGCGCGTTCATGTTGTCGTTGACCGTCGACTCGCGGCCCTGGGACCCGCTGGAGATCTTCTCGAGTGCGCGGGCGAGGGGATCGCCGCTCCCGATGTACTGCCGGGCGTCGTCGTCGGCGACGTACTCGCGGTACCGCGAGATCGCGAGGACGAAGACCATCACGAGCATGTTCGCCAGCGAGGAGGCGACCATCGCGAGGATCCAGGTGCCGATGTTCCGCTCGCCACCCATCAGGACCGCGAAGTAGGCCACGTAGCCGACCATCATCCCGATGGATTGGCCGATGACCATCGTGATCACGTCACGGTTCTTGATGTGGGCGATCTCGTGGGCGATGACGCCCTCGAGTTCGTCGCGCTCGAGCAACTGCATGAGTTCTGTCGAGACGCAGACGACGCCGGCACCCTTTCGGCCGACGGCGAAGGCGTTGGGGACGCCCATGTCCATGACCATCAGCGTCGGCTTGTCGACGCCCATGTCACGAGAGAGCGATTCGGTCATCTGGTGGACGTCTCGATACTGGCCCTCCGCTGGCATCTCCTCGGCACCGCGAAGCGCCATCCACTTCCCGAGTTTGTACTGGATC contains:
- a CDS encoding MFS transporter codes for the protein MTKWRTLVLATIGFNFSFLIWFSFAPFTGPMADEFGLSLAEIGILASAAIWLAPFGRILTGWLSDRWGAPTVFAIVLTYVGVFSIASAFAQSYSVFFVTRLIVATAGITFVIGIQHVSEWFDEEQLGTAEGIYAGVGNAGAAGGALVLPRVFTEGWSGPIFDTSWRAAFFYTGIVSILLAIVYYTIGEAAKSEERRQATAESATLKQWLHTATRYGTVVLALAYVMSFGLELSMNGWLATYYREGFNTDNLVLASTFAATFSVAAGLLRPIGGYVSDLLARKEKNVLPVFTGQYREQWTFLTLCFIVLAMIGMSLAGSTGEVLLAVGAGFVVGMSCAFAEGAIFAQVPAMFPDSSGSVAGVVGGVGTVGGIVYPLVYAAPVMPTLHTGYSAVAATMVPIVVLCAWVFQPHVAARATDDGFLVSSGRGAGAPTDD
- the pheA gene encoding prephenate dehydratase → MAAVTLGPEGTYSHRAAGAIADDEEIDFRQSVTAIVDAVAGGEYDRGVIPIENSIEGSVTESLDAIADYDVAVVREIVTPIRHALLAQGPTFETIASHSQALAQCRSYLDREYPDATLEAVASTAQGVEFARDDAAVAGIGHPANADGDLEVLAEDIQDQDSNATRFFAIAPAEERSKGGGKTSLVVYPNANYPGLLLELLEPFADRDINLTRVESRPSGQRLGDYVFHIDFEAGLYESRTNEAIAELEDLAEKGWVRRLGSYDTEHVVE
- a CDS encoding peroxiredoxin → MPLAPGDDAPTVTARNQDGEDVTPAFEEPTVLYFYPKDDTPGCTIEANQFQHEYETYREAGVDVYGVSTDDVDSHRSFCDSAGLEFDLLADPTAEIAEAFGVELRDGKTARTTFLLVDGEVEAVYEGVDPDGHARDLLLDALEDGVVTLPD
- a CDS encoding Hsp20/alpha crystallin family protein, which translates into the protein MRRNPFDNIEEMLDRVSRQVEEGMTAGGLQVPGSVPVDVADRDEEYVVMADLPGYETDDIDLTLSNGTLRLEATRTGDAEYAEGRYIRRERTETSASRRIRLPEPVDEEAVAAGFENGVLTVRLPKASSGEDSKRIDIE
- a CDS encoding linear amide C-N hydrolase encodes the protein MCTRLVYLGPEEIVLTGRSMDWHSEIGTNIWVFPRGLERTGEVGPASMEWTAEYGSVIASAYDIATTDGMNEAGLVANVLWLTESDYPEWDGDTPGLSISLWAQYVLDNFATVAEVVENHRNEEFVVVSDEIPDEGRFATLHLSISDATGDSAVLEYVDGELTIYHDREYQVLTNSPPFDQQLALDAYWSEIGGTVMLPGTNRPADRFARASFYVDAIPQTQDRRTATASVFGAIRNVSVPYGIRTPDEPHISSTRWRTVADHRDRRYYFESALSPNVFWLDLDGIDFHTDTGVRSLSLGENQTNVFAGDVADELVETEPFEFLGVPAPSS
- a CDS encoding NYN domain-containing protein, with the protein product MTEIHPGQRVAVLVDAQNLYHTAQSIHSRNIDYSALLEKAVQDRQLTRAIAYVIRAESPEEESFFEALVDIGFEPKIKDIKTFADGTKKADWDVGMSLDAVTLANHVDTIVLCTGDGDFSRLCSHLRHEGVRVEVMAFKSSTAEELIAASDSFLDLGDRHETFLL
- a CDS encoding M48 family metallopeptidase, which encodes MTDFGLKIRMVVVGTILFAFYVGAATVLALMFGVSPLLILPAGIVILPAIQYKLGKWMALRGAEEMPAEGQYRDVHQMTESLSRDMGVDKPTLMVMDMGVPNAFAVGRKGAGVVCVSTELMQLLERDELEGVIAHEIAHIKNRDVITMVIGQSIGMMVGYVAYFAVLMGGERNIGTWILAMVASSLANMLVMVFVLAISRYREYVADDDARQYIGSGDPLARALEKISSGSQGRESTVNDNMNALCIFNADKSLMAQLFATHPPTEKRIEKLRS